In Zingiber officinale cultivar Zhangliang chromosome 3B, Zo_v1.1, whole genome shotgun sequence, a single window of DNA contains:
- the LOC122056681 gene encoding tocopherol cyclase, chloroplastic-like isoform X2, which yields MFQNGLVQFPYLGRAAVLKPNIDLNDERFISKERATRFSSISVIGSVLVFPEGDPMDAASSAALICRSSFPAVSATPDRRPAALLRAGILPFSYRRPFSVNGLKCRAASRDVEPVSADSEGEDGAPASAVPVYTPTPPNRELRTPHSGHELMLGNTFLLGKGSAPTGEVQPQEFRERVLEGFQVSPLWHQGFIRDDGRSNYVETVKTAHWEYSTRPVYGWGDVNSKQKSTAGWLAAFPVFEPHWQICMASGLSTGWIEWDGKRFEFENAPSYSEKNWGGGFPRKWFWVQCNVFKGALGDVALTAAGGLRKLPGFAENFENAALVGVHYGGSFYEFVPWNGTVRWDVAKWGFWHMSAENNTHMVELQATTTDPGIPLRAPTTEAGLNVVCKDTCFGDLKLQLWERKFDGSKGKLILDVTSNMAAVEVGGGPWFSNWKGTTSSPELISRALAVNVDVESFFPLPFLKPPGL from the exons atgtttcaaaatggtttagtcCAATTTCCTTACTTGGGCCGCGCTGCTGTTCTGAAGCCCAATATCGATCTTAACGACGAGCGATTTATAAGCAAAGAGCGGGCAACACGTTTCAGTTCAATCTCTGTCATCGGATCTGTTCTTGTTTTTCCGGAGGGCGACCCGATGGATGCCGCGTCATCCGCTGCGCTAATCTGCCGGAGTTCCTTCCCCGCCGTGTCGGCAACCCCCGATCGCCGGCCTGCCGCTCTACTGAGGGCTGGAATTTTGCCGTTCTCCTACCGTCGGCCATTCTCTGTGAACGGGCTGAAGTGTCGGGCTGCTTCTCGAGACGTGGAGCCTGTCTCGGCGGACTCGGAAGGGGAAGATGGGGCGCCGGCCTCCGCCGTGCCAGTTTACACTCCCACTCCTCCGAACAGAGAGCTCCGGACTCCTCATAGCGG GCATGAACTTATGTTGGGGAACACCTTTCTCCTTGGGAAAGGATCAGCTCCAACAGGGGAGGTCCAACCTCAG GAATTCCGTGAACGTGTACTTGAGGGTTTCCAAGTCAGTCCACTCTGGCATCAAGGCTTCATACGTGATGATGGAAG GTCAAATTATGTTGAAACTGTGAAAACAGCACATTGGGAATACAGCACCCGTCCAGTGTATGGCTGGGGTGATGTCAACTCAAAACAAAAATCAACAGCTGGTTGGCTCGCCGCATTCCCTGTGTTTGAACCTCATTGGCAAATATGCATGGCAAGTGGTTTATCAACAG GTTGGATAGAATGGGATGGAAAGCGATTTGAATTTGAAAATGCTCCATCCTACTCTGAGAAGAACTGGGGTGGTGGATTTCCAAGAAAATGGTTTTGG GTACAATGTAATGTTTTCAAAGGTGCGTTAGGTGATGTTGCTCTAACTGCAGCTGGGGGCTTGAGGAAGTTGCCTGGATTCGCTGAGAATTTTGAAAATGCTGCCTTG GTTGGTGTCCACTATGGTGGATCGTTCTATGAATTTGTGCCTTGGAATGGAACAGTGAGGTGGGATGTAGCTAAGTGGGGCTTTTGGCATATGTCTGCAGAAAACAACACACATATG GTCGAGTTGCAAGCCACCACAACAGACCCTGGAATACCCTTGCGAGCTCCAACAACCGAAGCTGGACTCAACGTGGTTTGCAAAGATACATGTTTTGGTGACCTAAAGCTACAACTCTGGGAACGCAAATTCGATGGCAGTAAGGGGAAG TTGATCCTGGATGTCACCAGCAACATGGCGGCTGTGGAAGTTGGTGGCGGTCCATGGTTCTCCAATTGGAAGGGGACAACCTCCTCGCCGGAGTTGATAAGCCGGGCATTGGCTGTCAATGTTGATGTCGAAAGCTTCTTTCCTCTTCCGTTTCTGAAGCCTCCAGGTCTTTGA
- the LOC122056681 gene encoding probable tocopherol cyclase, chloroplastic isoform X1 — protein MFQNGLVQFPYLGRAAVLKPNIDLNDERFISKERATRFSSISVIGSVLVFPEGDPMDAASSAALICRSSFPAVSATPDRRPAALLRAGILPFSYRRPFSVNGLKCRAASRDVEPVSADSEGEDGAPASAVPVYTPTPPNRELRTPHSGYHFDRTTRLFFEGWYFKVSIPECRQSFCFMYTMENPVFPNGMGTLDSVVYGPRFTGAGAQILGPDDKYICQFTKESKNFWGNRHELMLGNTFLLGKGSAPTGEVQPQEFRERVLEGFQVSPLWHQGFIRDDGRSNYVETVKTAHWEYSTRPVYGWGDVNSKQKSTAGWLAAFPVFEPHWQICMASGLSTGWIEWDGKRFEFENAPSYSEKNWGGGFPRKWFWVQCNVFKGALGDVALTAAGGLRKLPGFAENFENAALVGVHYGGSFYEFVPWNGTVRWDVAKWGFWHMSAENNTHMVELQATTTDPGIPLRAPTTEAGLNVVCKDTCFGDLKLQLWERKFDGSKGKLILDVTSNMAAVEVGGGPWFSNWKGTTSSPELISRALAVNVDVESFFPLPFLKPPGL, from the exons atgtttcaaaatggtttagtcCAATTTCCTTACTTGGGCCGCGCTGCTGTTCTGAAGCCCAATATCGATCTTAACGACGAGCGATTTATAAGCAAAGAGCGGGCAACACGTTTCAGTTCAATCTCTGTCATCGGATCTGTTCTTGTTTTTCCGGAGGGCGACCCGATGGATGCCGCGTCATCCGCTGCGCTAATCTGCCGGAGTTCCTTCCCCGCCGTGTCGGCAACCCCCGATCGCCGGCCTGCCGCTCTACTGAGGGCTGGAATTTTGCCGTTCTCCTACCGTCGGCCATTCTCTGTGAACGGGCTGAAGTGTCGGGCTGCTTCTCGAGACGTGGAGCCTGTCTCGGCGGACTCGGAAGGGGAAGATGGGGCGCCGGCCTCCGCCGTGCCAGTTTACACTCCCACTCCTCCGAACAGAGAGCTCCGGACTCCTCATAGCGG GTACCATTTTGATCGAACAACACGATTATTTTTTGAGGGATGGTATTTCAAGGTTTCGATCCCTGAGTGTCGACAAAGCTTTTGTTTCATGTACACAATGGAGAATCCAGTATTCCCTAATGGAATGGGAACACTAGACAGTGTGGTGTATGGACCTCGTTTTACTGGAGCTGGAGCTCAGATTCTAGGTCCCGATGATAAATATATCTGTCAATTCACAAAAGAATCAAAGAATTTTTGGGGAA ATAGGCATGAACTTATGTTGGGGAACACCTTTCTCCTTGGGAAAGGATCAGCTCCAACAGGGGAGGTCCAACCTCAG GAATTCCGTGAACGTGTACTTGAGGGTTTCCAAGTCAGTCCACTCTGGCATCAAGGCTTCATACGTGATGATGGAAG GTCAAATTATGTTGAAACTGTGAAAACAGCACATTGGGAATACAGCACCCGTCCAGTGTATGGCTGGGGTGATGTCAACTCAAAACAAAAATCAACAGCTGGTTGGCTCGCCGCATTCCCTGTGTTTGAACCTCATTGGCAAATATGCATGGCAAGTGGTTTATCAACAG GTTGGATAGAATGGGATGGAAAGCGATTTGAATTTGAAAATGCTCCATCCTACTCTGAGAAGAACTGGGGTGGTGGATTTCCAAGAAAATGGTTTTGG GTACAATGTAATGTTTTCAAAGGTGCGTTAGGTGATGTTGCTCTAACTGCAGCTGGGGGCTTGAGGAAGTTGCCTGGATTCGCTGAGAATTTTGAAAATGCTGCCTTG GTTGGTGTCCACTATGGTGGATCGTTCTATGAATTTGTGCCTTGGAATGGAACAGTGAGGTGGGATGTAGCTAAGTGGGGCTTTTGGCATATGTCTGCAGAAAACAACACACATATG GTCGAGTTGCAAGCCACCACAACAGACCCTGGAATACCCTTGCGAGCTCCAACAACCGAAGCTGGACTCAACGTGGTTTGCAAAGATACATGTTTTGGTGACCTAAAGCTACAACTCTGGGAACGCAAATTCGATGGCAGTAAGGGGAAG TTGATCCTGGATGTCACCAGCAACATGGCGGCTGTGGAAGTTGGTGGCGGTCCATGGTTCTCCAATTGGAAGGGGACAACCTCCTCGCCGGAGTTGATAAGCCGGGCATTGGCTGTCAATGTTGATGTCGAAAGCTTCTTTCCTCTTCCGTTTCTGAAGCCTCCAGGTCTTTGA
- the LOC122056682 gene encoding cyclin-A1-4-like isoform X2 translates to MNLRSSFSSSALLKRPEASENPSKLPEAVAGQFKNGIALGNITNKMVVAKGGNKPNIKKRPTTSNCDSGSKEISSFAPVIVRTDTVVANNQSSILVNDEENVSSDSVSLNETMSSCNSMKSPVEYVDNGDSQAIASLERRSKENLLISEGVIEEKGSKCNINISTTTEVECFIDADRNSNNPQICTTLACDIYGHLRMAETKKRPSMDFMEVVQTDIKANMRSILVNWLVEVAEEYQFEPDTLYLTVNYIDRYLSVNDINRQRLQLLGVACMLIASKYVEICAPQVEEFCYLTDNTYFKDEVLQMEAEVSKCLKFEMSAPTAKCFLRRFIRAAQASFEVPTMQIESLANYVTELSLLEYKLLRYAPSVIAASAIFLAKFIWQPTKRPWNATLSRYTLYKPSDLCNCVKALHGLLCASAGSKLLAIRDKYSQPGYMYVAKKHCPASIPPEFFQDQSEIGPAM, encoded by the exons ATGAATCTCCGGTCGTCCTTCTCATCGTCGGCCTTGTTGAAGAGGCCAGAGGCGTCGGAGAATCCTTCTAAGCTTCCGGAAGCCGTGGCAGGGCAATTCAAGAACGGGATCGCACTTGGGAATATCACCAACAAGATGGTTGTAGCTAAAGGCGGAAAT AAGCCTAATATAAAGAAGAGGCCTACAACTAGTAATTGCGATAGTGGATCAAAAGAAATTTCTTCATTTGCACCAGTGATTGTCAGAACAGATACTGTTGTGGCTAACAATCAAAGCTCAATCCTAGTGAACGATGAGGAAAATGTTTCAAGTGATTCTGTCTCCTTGAATGAAACAATGTCAAGTTGTAACTCCATGAAAAGTCCTGTTGAGTATGTAGACAATGGAGATTCTCAAGCTATTGCTTCATTGGAGAGAAGATCCAAAGAAAACCTGCTCATTTCTGAAGGTGTGATAGAGGAAAAAG GGTCCAAATGCAATATCAATATTTCCACAACTACAGAAGTCGAATGTTTCATTGATGCTGATAGAAATAGTAACAATCCACAGATTTGCACAACACTTGCTTGTGATATTTACGGACATTTACGCATGGCTGAG ACTAAGAAAAGGCCTTCCATGGATTTCATGGAAGTGGTGCAGACAGACATTAAAGCAAACATGCGTTCGATTCTCGTAAATTGGCTAGTAGAG GTTGCAGAAGAGTATCAATTTGAGCCTGACACACTGTATTTGACTGTCAATTACATCGATCGATATCTTTCAGTAAATGATATCAATCGCCAACGTCTACAACTTCTTGGTGTTGCTTGTATGCTTATTGCTTC AAAATATGTGGAGATTTGTGCCCCACAAGTCGAAGAATTTTGCTACCTAACAGACAATACATACTTCAAAGATGAG GTTTTGCAAATGGAAGCTGAAGTTTCGAAGTGCTTGAAGTTTGAAATGTCTGCTCCAACTGCCAAGTGTTTCTTGAG GAGATTCATCCGTGCCGCTCAAGCATCTTTTGAG GTTCCTACAATGCAAATAGAGTCTCTAGCCAATTATGTCACAGAGCTGTCCCTTCTCGAATACAAGCTGCTTCGTTATGCCCCATCAGTAATAGCAGCTTCGGCTATCTTTTTGGCAAAGTTCATTTGGCAACCGACGAAGAGACCTTGG AATGCGACGTTAAGTCGCTACACGCTATACAAACCATCTGATCTTTGCAACTGTGTCAAGGCATTACATGGCCTCCTCTGTGCGAGTGCCGGAAGCAAGCTACTGGCGATCAGAGATAAGTACAGCCAGCCCGGG TACATGTATGTTGCCAAGAAACATTGCCCTGCTTCCATACCCCCAGAATTTTTCCAAGATCAGAGTGAAATTGGACCTGCCATGTGA
- the LOC122056681 gene encoding probable tocopherol cyclase, chloroplastic isoform X3 produces the protein MKKIGMRYVDSCWILPGCVLIYMLLFLSRVMPFQSFPHLAIIMYHFDRTTRLFFEGWYFKVSIPECRQSFCFMYTMENPVFPNGMGTLDSVVYGPRFTGAGAQILGPDDKYICQFTKESKNFWGNRHELMLGNTFLLGKGSAPTGEVQPQEFRERVLEGFQVSPLWHQGFIRDDGRSNYVETVKTAHWEYSTRPVYGWGDVNSKQKSTAGWLAAFPVFEPHWQICMASGLSTGWIEWDGKRFEFENAPSYSEKNWGGGFPRKWFWVQCNVFKGALGDVALTAAGGLRKLPGFAENFENAALVGVHYGGSFYEFVPWNGTVRWDVAKWGFWHMSAENNTHMVELQATTTDPGIPLRAPTTEAGLNVVCKDTCFGDLKLQLWERKFDGSKGKLILDVTSNMAAVEVGGGPWFSNWKGTTSSPELISRALAVNVDVESFFPLPFLKPPGL, from the exons ATGAAGAAAATTGGGATGCGTTATGTTGATTCTTGTTGGATACTTCCAGGATGTGTGCTAATTTATATGCTACTGTTCCTTTCACGAGTTATGCCTTTTCAATCGTTTCCTCACCTGGCAATTATAAT GTACCATTTTGATCGAACAACACGATTATTTTTTGAGGGATGGTATTTCAAGGTTTCGATCCCTGAGTGTCGACAAAGCTTTTGTTTCATGTACACAATGGAGAATCCAGTATTCCCTAATGGAATGGGAACACTAGACAGTGTGGTGTATGGACCTCGTTTTACTGGAGCTGGAGCTCAGATTCTAGGTCCCGATGATAAATATATCTGTCAATTCACAAAAGAATCAAAGAATTTTTGGGGAA ATAGGCATGAACTTATGTTGGGGAACACCTTTCTCCTTGGGAAAGGATCAGCTCCAACAGGGGAGGTCCAACCTCAG GAATTCCGTGAACGTGTACTTGAGGGTTTCCAAGTCAGTCCACTCTGGCATCAAGGCTTCATACGTGATGATGGAAG GTCAAATTATGTTGAAACTGTGAAAACAGCACATTGGGAATACAGCACCCGTCCAGTGTATGGCTGGGGTGATGTCAACTCAAAACAAAAATCAACAGCTGGTTGGCTCGCCGCATTCCCTGTGTTTGAACCTCATTGGCAAATATGCATGGCAAGTGGTTTATCAACAG GTTGGATAGAATGGGATGGAAAGCGATTTGAATTTGAAAATGCTCCATCCTACTCTGAGAAGAACTGGGGTGGTGGATTTCCAAGAAAATGGTTTTGG GTACAATGTAATGTTTTCAAAGGTGCGTTAGGTGATGTTGCTCTAACTGCAGCTGGGGGCTTGAGGAAGTTGCCTGGATTCGCTGAGAATTTTGAAAATGCTGCCTTG GTTGGTGTCCACTATGGTGGATCGTTCTATGAATTTGTGCCTTGGAATGGAACAGTGAGGTGGGATGTAGCTAAGTGGGGCTTTTGGCATATGTCTGCAGAAAACAACACACATATG GTCGAGTTGCAAGCCACCACAACAGACCCTGGAATACCCTTGCGAGCTCCAACAACCGAAGCTGGACTCAACGTGGTTTGCAAAGATACATGTTTTGGTGACCTAAAGCTACAACTCTGGGAACGCAAATTCGATGGCAGTAAGGGGAAG TTGATCCTGGATGTCACCAGCAACATGGCGGCTGTGGAAGTTGGTGGCGGTCCATGGTTCTCCAATTGGAAGGGGACAACCTCCTCGCCGGAGTTGATAAGCCGGGCATTGGCTGTCAATGTTGATGTCGAAAGCTTCTTTCCTCTTCCGTTTCTGAAGCCTCCAGGTCTTTGA
- the LOC122056682 gene encoding cyclin-A1-4-like isoform X1, producing the protein MNLRSSFSSSALLKRPEASENPSKLPEAVAGQFKNGIALGNITNKMVVAKGGNKPNIKKRPTTSNCDSGSKEISSFAPVIVRTDTVVANNQSSILVNDEENVSSDSVSLNETMSSCNSMKSPVEYVDNGDSQAIASLERRSKENLLISEGVIEEKGSKCNINISTTTEVECFIDADRNSNNPQICTTLACDIYGHLRMAETKKRPSMDFMEVVQTDIKANMRSILVNWLVEVAEEYQFEPDTLYLTVNYIDRYLSVNDINRQRLQLLGVACMLIASFFRKYVEICAPQVEEFCYLTDNTYFKDEVLQMEAEVSKCLKFEMSAPTAKCFLRRFIRAAQASFEVPTMQIESLANYVTELSLLEYKLLRYAPSVIAASAIFLAKFIWQPTKRPWNATLSRYTLYKPSDLCNCVKALHGLLCASAGSKLLAIRDKYSQPGYMYVAKKHCPASIPPEFFQDQSEIGPAM; encoded by the exons ATGAATCTCCGGTCGTCCTTCTCATCGTCGGCCTTGTTGAAGAGGCCAGAGGCGTCGGAGAATCCTTCTAAGCTTCCGGAAGCCGTGGCAGGGCAATTCAAGAACGGGATCGCACTTGGGAATATCACCAACAAGATGGTTGTAGCTAAAGGCGGAAAT AAGCCTAATATAAAGAAGAGGCCTACAACTAGTAATTGCGATAGTGGATCAAAAGAAATTTCTTCATTTGCACCAGTGATTGTCAGAACAGATACTGTTGTGGCTAACAATCAAAGCTCAATCCTAGTGAACGATGAGGAAAATGTTTCAAGTGATTCTGTCTCCTTGAATGAAACAATGTCAAGTTGTAACTCCATGAAAAGTCCTGTTGAGTATGTAGACAATGGAGATTCTCAAGCTATTGCTTCATTGGAGAGAAGATCCAAAGAAAACCTGCTCATTTCTGAAGGTGTGATAGAGGAAAAAG GGTCCAAATGCAATATCAATATTTCCACAACTACAGAAGTCGAATGTTTCATTGATGCTGATAGAAATAGTAACAATCCACAGATTTGCACAACACTTGCTTGTGATATTTACGGACATTTACGCATGGCTGAG ACTAAGAAAAGGCCTTCCATGGATTTCATGGAAGTGGTGCAGACAGACATTAAAGCAAACATGCGTTCGATTCTCGTAAATTGGCTAGTAGAG GTTGCAGAAGAGTATCAATTTGAGCCTGACACACTGTATTTGACTGTCAATTACATCGATCGATATCTTTCAGTAAATGATATCAATCGCCAACGTCTACAACTTCTTGGTGTTGCTTGTATGCTTATTGCTTC ATTCTTCAGAAAATATGTGGAGATTTGTGCCCCACAAGTCGAAGAATTTTGCTACCTAACAGACAATACATACTTCAAAGATGAG GTTTTGCAAATGGAAGCTGAAGTTTCGAAGTGCTTGAAGTTTGAAATGTCTGCTCCAACTGCCAAGTGTTTCTTGAG GAGATTCATCCGTGCCGCTCAAGCATCTTTTGAG GTTCCTACAATGCAAATAGAGTCTCTAGCCAATTATGTCACAGAGCTGTCCCTTCTCGAATACAAGCTGCTTCGTTATGCCCCATCAGTAATAGCAGCTTCGGCTATCTTTTTGGCAAAGTTCATTTGGCAACCGACGAAGAGACCTTGG AATGCGACGTTAAGTCGCTACACGCTATACAAACCATCTGATCTTTGCAACTGTGTCAAGGCATTACATGGCCTCCTCTGTGCGAGTGCCGGAAGCAAGCTACTGGCGATCAGAGATAAGTACAGCCAGCCCGGG TACATGTATGTTGCCAAGAAACATTGCCCTGCTTCCATACCCCCAGAATTTTTCCAAGATCAGAGTGAAATTGGACCTGCCATGTGA